The Candidatus Hydrogenedentota bacterium genome contains a region encoding:
- a CDS encoding peptide chain release factor-like protein: MSRFGVTAAKEADLLARMARLDLHEEDLDERFVTSGGPGGQKVNRSNTCVQLTHGPSGIEVKMQRARSQALNRFLARRRLCELLEERLLGRESPEGKRRDQARKQKARRLRRARKKAAAGVSPHASGGSEGK, encoded by the coding sequence ATGAGCCGTTTCGGAGTCACCGCCGCGAAAGAAGCTGACCTCCTGGCGCGCATGGCGCGCCTGGACCTGCACGAAGAAGACCTGGACGAACGCTTCGTCACGAGCGGCGGGCCCGGTGGCCAGAAGGTGAACCGGTCGAACACGTGCGTGCAGTTGACGCATGGGCCGTCGGGCATAGAGGTGAAGATGCAGCGGGCGCGCTCGCAGGCCTTGAATCGCTTTCTCGCGCGGCGGCGCCTGTGCGAACTGCTGGAGGAGCGGTTGCTGGGCCGCGAAAGCCCCGAGGGGAAGCGGCGCGACCAAGCGCGCAAACAGAAAGCGCGGCGACTGCGCCGCGCGCGCAAAAAAGCGGCTGCCGGCGTTTCCCCCCACGCGAGCGGCGGCTCGGAAGGGAAATGA
- a CDS encoding PIG-L family deacetylase, producing the protein MPKPVALAIGAHPDDIEFMMGGTLLQLRMAGYELHMMNIANGSCGTATLTREAIIARRLEEARSAARALGAHLHDPVVDDLDILYTKPLLKQVCAVVREVRPSIMLVPSPQDYMEDHIHACRLAVSAGFFRGMRNFTTTPAREPVAEEVTLYHALPYGLTDSLRRVVRPGQFVDVTGVLAQKREALACHRSQKEWLDVSQGLDSYLHAMEDMSRKVGEWSVVFEYAEGWRRHAHLGFCGEDADPLSEALGDKCLVSGEYERALKEGRILD; encoded by the coding sequence ATGCCAAAACCGGTAGCGCTGGCCATCGGGGCGCATCCCGATGACATCGAATTCATGATGGGGGGCACCCTGCTTCAATTGAGGATGGCAGGCTACGAACTGCACATGATGAACATTGCGAACGGTTCGTGCGGCACGGCCACGCTCACGCGCGAGGCCATCATTGCGCGCAGGCTCGAGGAAGCCCGCAGCGCGGCGCGGGCGCTGGGCGCGCATCTCCACGACCCGGTCGTCGATGACCTCGACATCCTCTACACCAAGCCCCTGCTCAAGCAGGTCTGCGCCGTCGTGCGCGAGGTCCGCCCTTCCATCATGCTTGTTCCCTCGCCCCAGGACTACATGGAAGACCACATCCACGCGTGCCGGCTCGCCGTGAGCGCGGGTTTCTTCCGCGGCATGCGCAATTTCACGACCACGCCGGCCCGCGAACCCGTTGCGGAAGAGGTTACCCTGTACCACGCGTTGCCCTATGGCCTCACCGACAGCCTGCGCCGCGTCGTGCGGCCCGGCCAGTTCGTGGATGTCACCGGCGTGCTCGCGCAGAAACGGGAAGCGCTTGCCTGCCATCGCAGTCAGAAGGAGTGGCTCGACGTCAGCCAGGGCCTCGACAGCTACCTCCACGCCATGGAAGACATGTCGCGAAAGGTGGGCGAATGGTCCGTCGTTTTCGAGTACGCGGAGGGGTGGCGGCGCCATGCGCACCTGGGCTTCTGCGGCGAAGACGCCGATCCGTTGAGCGAAGCGCTCGGCGACAAGTGCCTCGTCTCCGGGGAATACGAGCGCGCATTGAAGGAGGGGCGCATCCTCGACTGA